The Saccharopolyspora gloriosae genome window below encodes:
- a CDS encoding TIGR02453 family protein has translation MRFEGFGDGAVEFYEGLEADNSKAYWGDQLAVYREHVRAPMEALLAELEPEFAAGVGSGGASGKGKVFRPHRDVRFSPDKSPYKTHCGAVIEAGRGGGAYYVEVSVAGMLIAGGCFHTESDQLARYRTAVDEPVHGERLREVLAALGARWEITGDTLATRPRGVPADHPRLELLRHRTLYAARRWEPDDLLHERGCASRVRKGWRELRELNQWCADHVGPTERRR, from the coding sequence GTGCGTTTCGAAGGGTTCGGGGACGGTGCCGTCGAGTTCTACGAGGGGCTCGAAGCCGACAACTCCAAGGCTTACTGGGGCGATCAGCTCGCGGTGTACCGCGAGCACGTGCGGGCTCCGATGGAGGCGCTGCTCGCCGAGCTGGAACCGGAGTTCGCCGCCGGGGTCGGCTCCGGCGGCGCGAGCGGCAAGGGCAAGGTGTTCCGGCCGCACCGGGACGTGCGGTTCAGCCCCGACAAGTCGCCGTACAAGACCCACTGCGGCGCCGTGATCGAAGCGGGGCGCGGCGGCGGGGCCTACTACGTGGAGGTCAGCGTTGCGGGCATGCTGATCGCCGGCGGCTGCTTCCACACCGAATCCGACCAGCTGGCGCGCTACCGCACGGCGGTGGACGAGCCGGTCCACGGGGAGCGGTTGCGCGAGGTCCTGGCCGCGTTGGGGGCGCGCTGGGAGATCACCGGCGACACCCTCGCCACCCGCCCGCGCGGCGTGCCCGCCGACCATCCGCGGCTGGAACTGCTGCGGCACCGCACGCTCTACGCGGCGCGCCGCTGGGAACCGGACGACCTGCTGCACGAGCGGGGGTGCGCGAGCCGCGTCCGCAAGGGCTGGCGGGAGCTGCGCGAGCTCAACCAGTGGTGCGCCGACCACGTCGGACCGACCGAGCGGCGGCGGTGA
- a CDS encoding DinB family protein — MHQYLREERDALLWKLDGLSEYDVRRPLTPTGTNLLGLVKHVATVAVGYFGIVFDRPFPEPMPWIENGADNDDMWATAEETREQIIGLYHRAWAHADATIAALPLDAPGRVPWWPAERGGMTLHRILCHVLAELARHAGHADIVRELVDGSAGRRADNGNLPARDEQWWRDHHDRLDRVARATRA, encoded by the coding sequence CTGCACCAGTACCTGCGCGAGGAGCGAGACGCCCTGCTGTGGAAGCTCGACGGGCTCTCCGAGTACGACGTCCGGCGCCCGCTGACGCCCACCGGCACCAACCTGCTGGGCCTGGTCAAGCACGTCGCGACCGTCGCGGTGGGCTACTTCGGCATCGTCTTCGACCGCCCTTTCCCGGAGCCGATGCCGTGGATCGAGAACGGGGCAGACAACGACGACATGTGGGCGACCGCGGAGGAGACGCGGGAGCAGATCATCGGGCTCTACCACCGGGCTTGGGCGCACGCGGACGCGACGATCGCGGCGTTGCCGCTGGACGCGCCGGGCCGGGTGCCGTGGTGGCCTGCGGAGCGCGGCGGCATGACCCTGCACCGGATCCTGTGCCACGTGCTCGCCGAGCTGGCTCGGCACGCGGGCCACGCCGACATCGTCCGCGAACTCGTCGACGGTTCCGCGGGCCGGCGAGCCGACAACGGCAACCTTCCCGCGCGCGACGAGCAGTGGTGGCGCGACCACCACGACCGCCTCGACCGGGTCGCCCGCGCGACCCGTGCCTGA
- a CDS encoding macrolide 2'-phosphotransferase, with protein MITDVARTHGLDVRVDEVNETGWDFRVHLATARDGTRWVLREPRRAGVAARLPAEGRLLEVLRPRLPVELPRWEIRAPDLVAYRRLSGEPLAAEDPLTLDVDFGTADEDYLVRLGEVIAALHGTPPHLLASTGVEAGGPRALRAEIDAELAEGVALLPVPEHRARRWRNWLADDRYWLGAGVPVHRDLSPNHTLVDGAGRLVGLLDWADAAIDDPAQDFAAPCAAFGPDGLRRLLTAYTAAGGNARESLHEHVVELAEFRRTVSLGLHGLRAGQARFVDLARSRLTLASR; from the coding sequence ATGATCACCGACGTGGCCCGCACGCACGGACTGGACGTGCGCGTCGACGAGGTGAACGAGACCGGCTGGGACTTCCGCGTGCACCTCGCGACCGCCCGCGACGGGACGCGGTGGGTCCTGCGGGAACCGCGCCGGGCGGGCGTCGCGGCGCGCCTACCCGCCGAGGGCAGGCTGCTGGAGGTGCTGCGGCCACGGCTGCCGGTGGAACTGCCGCGCTGGGAGATCCGCGCTCCCGACCTGGTCGCCTACCGGCGGTTGAGCGGCGAGCCGCTGGCGGCCGAGGACCCGCTCACGCTCGACGTGGATTTCGGAACGGCCGACGAGGACTACCTGGTGCGGCTCGGCGAGGTCATCGCGGCGCTGCACGGCACGCCACCGCACCTGCTGGCGTCCACCGGCGTCGAAGCCGGCGGACCGCGGGCGCTGCGGGCGGAGATCGACGCCGAACTCGCCGAAGGGGTCGCCCTGCTGCCCGTTCCGGAGCACCGGGCGCGGCGGTGGCGCAACTGGCTCGCCGACGACCGGTACTGGCTCGGCGCGGGCGTTCCCGTGCACCGGGACCTGAGCCCGAACCACACCCTGGTCGACGGGGCGGGGAGGCTCGTCGGGCTGCTGGACTGGGCGGACGCGGCCATCGACGACCCAGCGCAGGACTTCGCCGCCCCCTGCGCCGCCTTCGGGCCGGACGGGCTGCGACGCCTGCTGACCGCCTACACCGCCGCCGGCGGGAACGCGCGGGAATCGCTGCACGAGCACGTCGTGGAACTCGCCGAGTTCCGGCGCACCGTCTCGCTCGGACTGCACGGGCTACGCGCCGGACAGGCCCGCTTCGTCGATCTCGCGCGCTCCAGGTTGACCTTGGCAAGCCGTTGA
- a CDS encoding LuxR C-terminal-related transcriptional regulator, giving the protein MVSSARSARVRESAGNLPVDVTSFVGRRHEITRTKRLLAESRLVTLTGQGGVGKTRLALRVASSMRRIFRDKAWCVGLEELRDGTLLAEAAIEQLSLGGPSSGTDVDAVVEHLRHREMLLVLDNCEHVIEDAALFVDSVLRWCPGVRILATSRQSLGVAGEATLVVPPMQIPDLDDPPPPESYEQFSSVRLFLDRARSTVPEFEVTAEDGAVLMRLCARLDGNPLAIELAAVRLRSLSLQQLEERLVERYNLLSEGRRGAPPRQQSLRALIDWSYELCSEQDRIAWARVSVFAGSFGLAAAEHVASNGLSRVDVLGSMHSLVDQSILVREEEAGEVRFRLLHALRDYGQERLDASGERQRVLARHHEWYAELADRFAADWLGPHQTAWVRELRLDLDNLRLALDTAAHERRTAAGALRLASRLTPFWSIRGLNGEARHWLETALEHVPPDTPERPAGLRATAWFALLQGDTSTALPLLEEAAALAAEHDDEYEVAHVTQIRGMAAFFRDDLAEAEELLADALGRFRDLEAVYGEWFGLFALGLVKGLRGDRDGGIALLRECIEAATGRGELLWRSAALWASAHIEILRGASARAETAAKEALRLQRTLDNRLSSAFTIDILAWIAHGLGRDERAARLFGAASAVWDAVRAAPEYYGRFQSSHDENEQGARRALGDRAYREAFDRGYEMSPESAVDYALELKRTTRSVAPDELTATTLTKREREIAELVAQGRTNKEIAETLVIAQRTVEGHVQHILTKLDFSSRAQIAGWLAGRRSS; this is encoded by the coding sequence GTGGTCTCCAGTGCGCGGTCGGCCCGCGTCCGCGAGTCGGCGGGCAACCTACCGGTCGACGTCACCAGCTTCGTCGGCCGGCGACATGAGATCACCCGGACCAAACGCCTGCTCGCCGAATCCCGGCTGGTCACCCTCACCGGCCAGGGCGGGGTCGGCAAGACCCGGCTGGCGTTGCGGGTGGCCTCCAGCATGCGGCGGATCTTCCGGGACAAGGCGTGGTGCGTGGGCCTGGAGGAGCTCCGCGACGGCACCCTGCTCGCCGAAGCCGCCATCGAACAGCTCAGCCTCGGCGGACCGTCCTCGGGCACCGACGTGGACGCCGTCGTCGAACACCTGCGGCACCGGGAGATGCTGCTGGTGCTGGACAACTGCGAGCACGTCATCGAGGACGCCGCGCTGTTCGTGGACTCGGTGCTGCGCTGGTGCCCAGGCGTGCGCATCCTCGCCACCAGCAGGCAGTCGCTGGGCGTGGCCGGGGAGGCGACGCTGGTGGTGCCGCCGATGCAGATCCCCGACCTCGACGACCCGCCACCACCGGAGTCCTACGAGCAGTTCTCCTCGGTGCGGCTGTTCCTGGACCGGGCGCGCTCGACCGTGCCGGAGTTCGAGGTCACCGCCGAGGACGGCGCCGTGCTGATGCGGCTGTGCGCGCGGCTCGACGGCAACCCGCTGGCGATCGAGCTCGCCGCGGTGCGGCTGCGGTCGCTGTCGCTGCAGCAGCTGGAGGAGCGGCTCGTCGAGCGCTACAACCTGCTCAGCGAGGGGCGCCGCGGCGCGCCGCCGCGGCAGCAGAGCCTGCGGGCGCTGATCGACTGGAGCTACGAGCTGTGCTCCGAGCAGGACCGGATCGCGTGGGCGCGGGTGTCGGTGTTCGCCGGGAGCTTCGGGCTGGCCGCCGCCGAGCACGTGGCCAGCAACGGGCTCAGCCGCGTCGACGTGCTGGGCTCGATGCACTCGCTGGTGGACCAGTCGATCCTGGTGCGCGAGGAAGAAGCCGGTGAGGTGCGGTTCCGGTTGCTGCACGCGCTGCGCGACTACGGCCAGGAACGACTCGACGCCTCCGGGGAGCGGCAGCGGGTGCTGGCCCGCCACCACGAGTGGTACGCGGAGCTCGCCGACCGGTTCGCGGCGGACTGGCTCGGCCCGCACCAGACGGCGTGGGTGCGAGAACTGCGGCTGGACCTGGACAACCTGCGGCTCGCGCTGGACACGGCGGCGCACGAGCGGCGCACCGCGGCGGGCGCGCTGCGGCTGGCGTCGCGGCTCACGCCGTTCTGGAGCATCCGCGGGCTCAACGGGGAGGCGCGGCACTGGCTGGAGACGGCGCTCGAACACGTCCCGCCGGACACCCCGGAGCGGCCCGCGGGCCTGCGGGCCACCGCGTGGTTCGCGCTGCTGCAGGGCGACACCTCGACCGCCCTGCCGCTGCTGGAAGAGGCGGCGGCGCTGGCCGCCGAGCACGACGACGAGTACGAGGTGGCGCACGTGACGCAGATCCGGGGCATGGCGGCGTTCTTCCGCGACGACCTCGCCGAGGCCGAGGAGCTGCTCGCGGACGCGCTCGGCCGGTTCCGGGACCTGGAGGCGGTCTACGGGGAATGGTTCGGGTTGTTCGCGCTGGGCCTGGTCAAAGGGCTCCGCGGCGATCGGGACGGCGGGATCGCGCTGCTGCGGGAATGCATCGAGGCGGCGACCGGGCGCGGTGAACTGCTGTGGCGGTCGGCGGCACTGTGGGCGAGCGCGCACATCGAGATCCTGCGCGGGGCCTCGGCGCGCGCGGAGACGGCCGCGAAGGAGGCGCTGCGGTTGCAGCGCACGCTGGACAACCGGCTCTCCAGCGCGTTCACCATCGACATCCTGGCGTGGATCGCGCACGGGCTGGGTCGCGACGAGCGGGCGGCCCGCCTGTTCGGGGCGGCGTCGGCGGTGTGGGACGCGGTGCGCGCCGCACCCGAGTACTACGGGCGGTTCCAGTCCTCGCACGACGAGAACGAGCAGGGCGCGCGCCGCGCGCTGGGCGACCGCGCCTACCGGGAGGCCTTCGACCGCGGCTACGAGATGTCGCCGGAGTCGGCGGTGGACTACGCGCTGGAGCTCAAGCGGACGACGCGCAGCGTCGCCCCGGACGAGCTGACCGCGACGACGCTGACCAAGCGGGAGCGGGAGATCGCCGAACTCGTCGCGCAGGGCAGGACGAACAAGGAGATCGCGGAGACGCTGGTCATCGCGCAGCGCACCGTGGAAGGCCACGTGCAGCACATCCTGACCAAGCTCGACTTCTCCTCCCGCGCCCAGATCGCCGGCTGGCTGGCGGGACGACGTTCTTCTTGA
- a CDS encoding transglycosylase SLT domain-containing protein: MSSPDHTFPEALTTPDSTTGPKSPTALLHRLHDKAVPALRELWSTSEAIGAHRLTPKMRTAQIAASVVATGVLSAVLGGAPAAEHTPEPRAAAPVAGHVQPGPVSPPNTGPALGGAPADPVGGWISQATAVLEAHGVPRDQIDPAALRTIIEHESGGDPMAANDWDSNASAGTPSKGLMQTIDPTFHSFAVPGHQDIWNPVDNIVAATRYSIDRYGSVSNVPGVVGVGSGGGYEGY; the protein is encoded by the coding sequence GTGAGTTCCCCCGACCACACCTTCCCCGAGGCCCTGACCACCCCCGACAGCACCACCGGCCCCAAGTCCCCGACCGCGCTGCTGCACCGGCTCCACGACAAAGCGGTCCCCGCGCTGCGGGAGCTGTGGAGCACCAGCGAAGCCATCGGCGCGCACCGCCTCACCCCGAAGATGCGGACCGCCCAGATCGCCGCCTCCGTCGTCGCCACCGGCGTGCTCAGCGCCGTGCTCGGCGGAGCCCCCGCGGCGGAACACACCCCCGAACCCCGCGCCGCCGCCCCGGTGGCCGGGCACGTCCAGCCCGGACCGGTGAGTCCCCCGAACACCGGTCCGGCGCTGGGCGGTGCGCCCGCCGACCCCGTGGGCGGCTGGATCAGCCAGGCCACGGCGGTGCTGGAAGCGCACGGCGTGCCCCGCGACCAGATCGACCCGGCGGCGCTGCGCACGATCATCGAGCACGAGTCCGGCGGCGACCCGATGGCCGCGAACGACTGGGACTCGAACGCGTCGGCGGGCACTCCGTCGAAGGGCCTGATGCAGACGATCGACCCGACGTTCCACTCGTTCGCGGTGCCCGGTCACCAGGACATCTGGAACCCGGTGGACAACATCGTGGCCGCGACCCGGTACTCCATCGACCGCTACGGCTCGGTCTCGAACGTGCCCGGCGTCGTCGGCGTCGGCTCCGGCGGTGGCTACGAGGGCTACTGA
- a CDS encoding FadR/GntR family transcriptional regulator, with translation MKRTDEGSLVSGGLHGQVVDVLGHEISAGEHPPGTVLRIDGLEQRFGISRSVAREVVRTLASIRLVVSRKRVGVVVRPRAEWNTFDPALIRWLLAVDRSAQVRTLVELRTAVEPVAAAAAARHADHEQAARLVGLAERMVATARSGDLETFLEADVDFHGLVLAASGNEMFAQLRDVFGEVLRWRTGHGLMPEHPKPLAVRLHCEIAECIRGGDHERAESAMRELVQEAFEGTLERLTTEQQGDQ, from the coding sequence TTGAAGCGAACGGACGAGGGGAGCCTGGTGAGCGGCGGACTGCACGGGCAGGTGGTCGACGTGCTCGGCCACGAGATCAGCGCGGGCGAGCACCCGCCCGGCACCGTGCTGCGCATCGACGGGCTGGAGCAGCGCTTCGGCATCTCCCGCAGCGTCGCCCGCGAGGTGGTGCGCACGCTCGCGTCGATCAGGCTGGTGGTCAGCCGCAAGCGCGTCGGCGTCGTGGTGCGTCCGCGCGCCGAGTGGAACACCTTCGACCCGGCGCTGATCCGCTGGCTGCTCGCGGTGGACCGGTCCGCGCAGGTCCGGACCCTGGTGGAGCTGCGCACCGCCGTCGAACCCGTCGCCGCCGCGGCGGCGGCCAGGCACGCCGACCACGAGCAGGCCGCCCGCCTCGTCGGCCTGGCCGAGCGGATGGTGGCCACCGCCCGCTCCGGCGACCTGGAGACCTTCCTGGAGGCCGACGTCGACTTCCACGGCCTGGTGCTGGCCGCGTCCGGCAACGAGATGTTCGCGCAGCTGCGCGACGTGTTCGGCGAGGTGCTGCGCTGGCGCACCGGGCACGGCCTGATGCCGGAGCACCCGAAGCCGCTCGCGGTCCGGCTGCACTGCGAGATCGCCGAATGCATCCGCGGCGGCGATCACGAACGCGCCGAGTCGGCGATGCGGGAACTGGTGCAGGAGGCGTTCGAGGGGACCCTCGAACGCCTCACCACCGAGCAGCAGGGCGATCAGTAG
- a CDS encoding gluconate:H+ symporter: protein MPLMSLPVAGTLLAQAPPGAWSGHDTRLLAAAVSGIAVIVVLISWVKMHPFLALALGATTLGVVAGMPFEDLVETFTDGLGKTVGDVGLLVALGAMLGRLLTDTGGAQQIVETVLERTTRRTLPWAMVFIAALLGLPMFFEVGVVLLVPIVVMVAARSEQPMLRIGIPALAGLSILHGLVPPHPGPLAAVDALGVDLGTTLALGIVVAIPTAVVAGPVFGSFIAKRVELPPASTLLGKTPGPDDEGRRPGFALSVVMLLLPVVLMLGKSVADLALTEGSLGYVALDTLGTPVVALTLTVLIAMATLGPRSGLGRTALSGIVGGSLPPVAGIILIVGAGGGFKETLVESGVNTMITDVAAGAHLSPLLLAWLIAVGIRVATGSATVATISAAGMVAPLVVGLDPVHGALVALAIGSGSLFLSHVNDAGFWLVKEYFGMTVGQTLKTWSAMETILSVVSFVVIVLLDLLL from the coding sequence ATGCCTCTGATGTCCCTGCCCGTCGCGGGCACCCTGCTCGCGCAGGCACCACCCGGCGCCTGGAGCGGCCACGACACCCGGCTGCTGGCCGCCGCGGTCAGCGGCATCGCCGTGATCGTCGTGCTGATCAGCTGGGTGAAGATGCACCCGTTCCTGGCGCTGGCGCTGGGCGCCACCACGCTCGGCGTGGTCGCCGGGATGCCGTTCGAAGACCTCGTCGAGACGTTCACCGACGGGCTCGGCAAGACCGTCGGCGACGTCGGTCTGCTGGTCGCGCTGGGCGCGATGCTGGGCAGGCTGCTCACCGACACCGGCGGCGCCCAGCAGATCGTGGAGACGGTGCTCGAACGCACCACCCGGCGCACCCTGCCGTGGGCGATGGTGTTCATCGCCGCGCTGCTCGGGCTGCCGATGTTCTTCGAGGTCGGCGTGGTGCTGCTGGTGCCGATCGTGGTGATGGTCGCCGCCCGCTCCGAACAGCCGATGCTGCGGATCGGGATTCCCGCGCTGGCGGGGCTGTCCATCCTGCACGGCCTGGTGCCGCCGCACCCCGGCCCGCTGGCCGCGGTGGACGCGCTCGGCGTGGACCTCGGCACCACCCTCGCGCTGGGCATCGTCGTGGCCATCCCGACGGCCGTGGTGGCCGGCCCCGTGTTCGGCTCGTTCATCGCCAAGCGCGTGGAGCTGCCCCCGGCCTCGACGCTGCTGGGCAAGACGCCCGGCCCGGACGACGAAGGCAGGCGGCCCGGTTTCGCCCTGTCCGTGGTGATGCTGCTGCTGCCGGTCGTGCTGATGCTCGGCAAGTCCGTCGCCGACCTCGCCCTGACCGAAGGCAGCCTCGGCTACGTCGCGCTGGACACGCTGGGCACCCCCGTGGTCGCGCTGACGCTGACCGTGCTGATCGCGATGGCCACGCTCGGGCCGCGCTCCGGGCTGGGGCGCACCGCGCTGTCCGGCATCGTCGGCGGTTCGCTGCCGCCGGTCGCGGGCATCATCCTCATCGTCGGCGCCGGCGGCGGGTTCAAGGAGACCCTGGTCGAATCCGGGGTCAACACCATGATCACCGACGTGGCGGCGGGCGCGCACCTGTCGCCGCTGCTGCTGGCCTGGCTGATCGCGGTCGGCATCCGGGTCGCGACGGGCTCGGCGACGGTGGCGACCATCTCCGCGGCCGGGATGGTGGCGCCGCTGGTCGTGGGGCTGGACCCGGTGCACGGGGCGCTCGTGGCGCTGGCCATCGGCTCCGGTTCGCTGTTCCTGTCGCACGTCAACGACGCCGGGTTCTGGCTGGTCAAGGAATACTTCGGGATGACCGTCGGGCAGACGCTCAAGACCTGGTCGGCGATGGAGACGATCCTGTCGGTCGTGTCGTTCGTGGTCATCGTCCTACTGGACCTGCTGCTGTAG
- a CDS encoding HelD family protein produces MSNARADRGPDRTDDLTAEQQYVSTLYDKLDELRRDATKRLTDTLRQTGGTPQARTERDISTTMYTDKLTQLSAVEHGLCFGRLDLDSDEVFHIGRLGLFDEEREYEPLLIDWRAPAARPFYLATAAARDGVWRRRHLRSKWRTVVDLEDEILDLDAGEQGSDLGLAGEATLLAALDARRTGQMGDIVATIQAEQDRIIRAPMNGVLVVQGGPGTGKTAVALHRAAYLLYTYREQLTKRGVLVVGPNSTFLRYIGQVLPSLGETGVLLSTAGELFPGVSATAPESAEAAEIKGRGVMVNVLNSAVRDRQRVPKEPIEVLFDREPLSVGKNLVSNARSRARRSRKPHNHARKIFRKEMISGLTNQVADRLGRDLLDRRDLDDIGAELRADDAVTEVLDSLWPQLTPQQLLDDLLSTPKRLTTAARKHLTDQERQALLRAPGSDWTPADASLLDELAELLGEDDTKAREEQARQEREELAYAQGVLHLMEQDEEIADEERLRVSDVLDAELLAQRHRTRSDLTAAERAAEDRTWTFGHVIVDEAQELSTMAWRVLMRRCPSRSMTLVGDIAQTGALGGAASWHEVLSPYVMDRWQLAELTVNYRTPAEIMSVAADVLAAMDTDLEPPASVRTSGHAPWTRQVPESDLPAVLPELVRAELDAVDGTLAVLLPPEHLDEVGARIAEQVPEAEVGDQQDELEARVVVLTVDQVKGLEFDSVLVADPDRILGESARGLNDLYVALTRSTQRLGVVHTSGVPSVLGGLA; encoded by the coding sequence TTGTCCAACGCCCGAGCAGATCGGGGACCCGACCGCACCGACGACCTGACCGCCGAGCAGCAGTACGTCTCGACGCTCTACGACAAACTCGACGAACTCCGCCGGGACGCCACGAAACGGCTCACCGACACGCTGCGCCAGACCGGCGGCACGCCGCAGGCGCGCACCGAACGCGACATCTCCACCACCATGTACACCGACAAGCTGACCCAGCTCAGCGCGGTGGAGCACGGGTTGTGCTTCGGGCGGCTCGACCTCGACAGCGACGAGGTGTTCCACATCGGACGCCTCGGCCTGTTCGACGAGGAACGCGAGTACGAACCGCTGCTGATCGACTGGCGCGCGCCGGCGGCCCGGCCGTTCTACCTGGCCACCGCCGCCGCCCGCGACGGCGTGTGGCGGCGCCGCCACCTGCGCAGCAAGTGGCGCACCGTGGTCGACCTGGAAGACGAGATCCTCGACCTCGACGCCGGTGAGCAGGGCAGCGACCTCGGCCTCGCCGGGGAGGCGACGCTGCTGGCGGCGCTGGACGCGCGGCGCACCGGGCAGATGGGCGACATCGTCGCCACCATCCAGGCCGAGCAGGACCGCATCATCCGCGCCCCCATGAACGGGGTGCTGGTCGTGCAGGGCGGTCCCGGCACCGGCAAGACGGCGGTGGCGCTGCACCGCGCGGCGTACCTGCTCTACACCTACCGCGAGCAGCTCACCAAGCGCGGCGTGCTCGTCGTCGGGCCGAACTCGACGTTCCTTCGCTACATCGGCCAGGTGCTGCCGTCGCTCGGCGAGACGGGCGTGCTGCTTTCCACCGCCGGAGAACTGTTCCCCGGCGTCTCCGCCACCGCCCCCGAATCCGCGGAGGCCGCGGAGATCAAGGGCCGCGGCGTGATGGTGAACGTGCTCAACTCGGCCGTGCGCGACCGCCAGCGGGTCCCGAAGGAACCCATCGAGGTCCTGTTCGACCGGGAACCGCTGTCGGTGGGCAAGAACCTCGTCTCGAACGCCCGCAGCCGCGCCCGCCGGTCCCGCAAGCCGCACAACCACGCGCGCAAGATCTTCCGCAAGGAGATGATCTCGGGCCTGACCAACCAGGTCGCCGACCGGCTCGGCCGGGACCTGCTGGACCGGCGCGACCTCGACGACATCGGCGCCGAACTGCGCGCCGACGACGCGGTCACCGAGGTCCTCGACTCGCTGTGGCCGCAGCTGACGCCGCAGCAGCTGCTCGACGACCTGCTCAGCACGCCGAAGCGGCTCACCACCGCCGCCCGCAAGCACCTCACCGACCAGGAACGCCAGGCGCTGCTGCGCGCGCCCGGTTCGGACTGGACGCCCGCCGACGCGTCGCTGCTGGACGAACTGGCCGAACTGCTCGGCGAGGACGACACCAAGGCCCGCGAGGAGCAGGCCCGCCAGGAACGCGAGGAGCTCGCCTACGCCCAGGGCGTGCTGCACCTGATGGAGCAGGACGAGGAGATCGCCGACGAGGAACGGCTGCGGGTCTCCGACGTGCTCGACGCCGAACTGCTCGCGCAGCGCCACCGCACCCGCAGCGACCTCACCGCCGCCGAACGCGCCGCCGAGGACCGCACCTGGACGTTCGGGCACGTCATCGTCGACGAGGCGCAGGAGCTCTCGACGATGGCGTGGCGGGTGCTGATGCGCCGCTGCCCGAGCCGGTCGATGACGCTGGTCGGCGACATCGCGCAGACCGGTGCGCTCGGCGGCGCGGCCTCCTGGCACGAGGTGCTCTCGCCATACGTGATGGACCGGTGGCAGCTCGCCGAGCTGACGGTGAACTACCGGACCCCCGCGGAGATCATGTCGGTGGCCGCCGACGTGCTCGCGGCTATGGACACCGACCTGGAACCGCCGGCGTCGGTGCGCACCAGCGGGCACGCGCCGTGGACCCGGCAGGTGCCGGAGTCGGACCTGCCCGCGGTGCTGCCGGAACTGGTGCGCGCCGAACTCGACGCCGTCGACGGCACGCTCGCCGTGCTGCTGCCGCCGGAACACCTCGACGAAGTCGGCGCTCGGATCGCCGAGCAGGTGCCGGAAGCGGAAGTCGGCGACCAGCAGGACGAGCTGGAAGCGCGGGTCGTGGTGCTCACCGTGGACCAGGTCAAGGGCCTGGAGTTCGACTCGGTGCTGGTGGCCGACCCGGACCGGATACTGGGCGAGTCCGCGCGCGGGCTCAACGACCTGTACGTGGCGCTCACCCGATCCACCCAGCGCCTCGGGGTCGTGCACACCTCGGGGGTGCCGTCGGTGCTCGGGGGACTCGCGTAG
- a CDS encoding fumarylacetoacetate hydrolase family protein, which yields MRLVRYQAASGPQSGALVGGVLHPLPEPTAEVPIGDPFRSPESLLAPVLPGTVFGVASRVDETGEVLPPATFLKAVGSVVGPGGAIPLPSGIGLVEAAAELAVVVGSPIWQADPELVLTRVLGYTIALDVTARDEQRRDPLSTAAKSRRGFTPLGPWIETRFDPADAAITLRRNGERVAAGSTADLVRGIPETLSHLSTLVELNKGDVVLTGAPGTISPIEPGDALVAEIDGIGELTSRVVTA from the coding sequence ATGAGACTGGTGCGCTACCAGGCCGCGTCCGGCCCCCAGTCCGGGGCGCTGGTGGGCGGGGTGCTGCACCCGCTGCCGGAACCCACCGCGGAGGTGCCGATCGGCGACCCGTTCCGCAGCCCCGAGTCGTTGCTGGCGCCGGTGCTGCCGGGCACGGTGTTCGGCGTGGCGAGCCGGGTCGACGAGACGGGCGAGGTGCTGCCACCGGCGACGTTCCTGAAGGCGGTGGGCAGCGTGGTGGGGCCGGGCGGTGCGATTCCGCTGCCGTCCGGGATCGGCCTGGTGGAGGCCGCGGCCGAACTGGCGGTGGTCGTGGGATCGCCGATCTGGCAGGCCGATCCGGAGCTGGTGCTGACCCGCGTGCTCGGCTACACGATCGCGCTCGACGTCACGGCCCGCGACGAGCAGCGCCGCGATCCGCTGTCGACGGCGGCGAAGAGCAGGCGCGGGTTCACGCCGCTGGGCCCGTGGATCGAGACGCGGTTCGACCCCGCGGACGCGGCGATCACGTTGCGCCGCAACGGTGAGCGGGTCGCGGCGGGCTCCACCGCGGACCTGGTCCGCGGCATCCCGGAAACCCTGTCCCACCTGTCCACGCTGGTCGAGCTGAACAAGGGGGACGTGGTCCTCACCGGCGCTCCCGGCACGATCAGCCCGATCGAACCGGGCGACGCGCTGGTCGCCGAGATCGACGGCATCGGCGAGCTCACGAGCCGAGTGGTCACGGCCTGA